Part of the Thermovenabulum gondwanense genome, AGGAGGGAAAACTGTGGATGCGTTTATTAAGAGTGTAATTGGCAATAAATTTTTCATCCTATTTGTTGTTACTGCTCTTGGATTGATTTTAGGGAAAATCAAGGTAAAGGGTATAAGCCTTGAGACATCGGGAGCACTTTTTGTAGGCCTTGTTTTTGGCGCTCTTGGATATAAACCAGAAAAAGTTCTTTTTACCTTCAGTTTAATAGTATTTGTATCAGCAGTTGGTTTATTAGCAGCAAAGGACATAGGAAGGGTAATAAAACTTTACGGACTGAAATTTGTTTTGTTAGGAATTATAATAACTTTTGCCGGAGCTTTTGCTACTTATATTCTTACATTGATGTATCAAGGATCTCTTGATCCCTATCTGGTATCGGGTACTTACACCGGAGCCCTTACGAGCTCACCGGGCCTTGCAGCTGCCCTTGAAGCTACTAAAAATAATCCAAATATAACCATAGGGCACGCAGTAGCTTATCCGTTCGGAGTAATAGTTGTTATACTTTTTGTTCAATTAGCTCCATTGATATTTCGTATAGATGTTAAAAAAGAACTGGAACAATATAGGATGGAAATGATGCAGGGAGTGCAGGGAGATAAAAACCAGAAGTCTGAGCCTACTCAGGTAA contains:
- a CDS encoding YidE/YbjL duplication, which encodes MDAFIKSVIGNKFFILFVVTALGLILGKIKVKGISLETSGALFVGLVFGALGYKPEKVLFTFSLIVFVSAVGLLAAKDIGRVIKLYGLKFVLLGIIITFAGAFATYILTLMYQGSLDPYLVSGTYTGALTSSPGLAAALEATKNNPNITIGHAVAYPFGVIVVILFVQLAPLIFRIDVKKELEQYRMEMMQGVQGDKNQKSEPTQVKEKFNLLSYCIILALGIIIGSIPFKIPGIATPIKLETTGGVLISALLLGYFGKIGSLNTRMPKETLANFRELGLAFFLAIVGLDSGAGVVEVVKQTGVILCVIGFVAGLFAELVGFLIGRYIWKINWILLSGAICGGMTSTPGLGAAIEATGTDEVATGYGATYPIALLFMVIWTILLHTVLG